Proteins found in one Microtus pennsylvanicus isolate mMicPen1 chromosome 14, mMicPen1.hap1, whole genome shotgun sequence genomic segment:
- the Rtl1 gene encoding retrotransposon-like protein 1 gives MMEPSEDSFETMMELKNPSSKQMESSEGSSNTVEETPGSSGAQAQAEAGSDNGPVQEGEEPPSGPVQEGEEPPSGPVQEGEEPPSGPVQEGEEPSSGPVQEGEEPPSGPVQEGEEPPSGLVQEGEEPPSGPVQEGEEPSSGPVQEGEEPSSDPVQEGEEPPSDPVQEGEEPSSGPVQEGEEPPSHPVEEGEEPSSGPVQEGEEPSSDPVQEGEEPPSDPVEEGEEPSSGPVQEGEEPPSHLVEEGEEPPSGPVQEGEEPPSGPVQEGEEPPSGPVQEGEEPPSDPVEEGEEPSSGPVQEGEEPPSGPVQEGEEPPSGLVQEGEEPPSGPVQEGEEQSSSPVQEGEEPPSDPVEEGEEPPSDPVEEGEEPSSGSVQEGEEPSSGSVQEMQELPTDEELSSYSYEESEYSYSDEDLDRTYYSSDPLSEATDGIDSMYGSQANYETDLEDGSGELEGEGQPRSSPEEVMATMGTIISMFLRMQDVRQQHIVTEEILIQAMEDGQLPTIRRFSGDRRDYHEFLMLCQMTMQSHASMFYNDNLRVKFVMRHMSGLALEWANALVEENSPLINDYEGFLQAMSDMFEYRQTLRVAEDAMFKLRQGNRSVADYINEFQSLVPTLGWPDEVLQAHLCHGLNEDIRHYLFRIPQPNSLKNLMVVVLQIEDKLAERRAVLRLPPESRPRNMTWIDSPAPEKWRVSSWLSHTYHPDIDRANLFLLLMVRVSPYHSVAVQALVDSGAEGNYMDEKFAQEHYVELYEKPYPQAIQTMDGSLIGNEPIWLYTEPLMCIQQNHYEYIEFDIVPSPQYSVILGIKWLRTHAPDVDWTRGRCTFHSPYCLKNCFHPPPPCIALEKYSVSLLPGLPHSYSDLADVFNPKEADDETSDQPSSDGSDDLSESEPSELQQAGDSDRNDVFYESPSKVPWESVAARMQQKARQQEEYWILYDMLTDRQDYVQMMPELFDQLHGAAWFTKLELRRNIKGINETYSVSHTEDTWKATFGLTDHQIRCYRPFTLCSFADESDNEIHSILKDILGFYVICRGKEVLIYSMTQEEHHEHVRQVLLRFRHNNVYCSLDRSQFHRQTAEIMGFALFPKGVKLNKTLMNLITGCPAPGNRRCLQAIIELVYPYRHFVEHFAVIAEPLVRQLLSSAPFYWGEEEQEALECLKRAFRKAPILYHPKPQNPFYLETGITGSSLYASLIQTDEETGKKATCAFYSRKLSPMEVDYPQVELRILPIRASFMVWSRYLENTEEPIMILLNTEDLASLNNDRLTVLLPGHWVFFFSHFHFDVMELPDQDDTRALSYRRSQNQRGFRGRVLRPLLLLALRGGQRDPSSDSQSEDSEDESDQESAELNRQSLVQEVLSAIPIEQIFNSFLAQINMAQVRAFVYNFFYCLLRWKSVVSVAALLVIMRVKRQQVSLLRAPTLEVEYPPPRNTLRLILDSSLIAGSGMVTALIQLFSQMPPLLGANTIPARQLAEMFIRPRCWQRNALHSQPPRGLRFTPGFWFTLCHFFGIRANPEEDVFPGPHERRYLELHVVGDEDVVLREALQDDLQRYRQCGLHDGLQDTSQDAQDNDVQEALLGDQEAVTFRPQDLLDPEVLAFLNNRLLYILGADGRLTLISRDEVAQALTRFLIMASRIRPPPPPSNTLSSSDDELD, from the coding sequence ATGATGGAACCCTCTGAAGACTCATTTGAGACGATGATGGAGCTTAAGAATCCATCATCAAAACAAATGGAGTCCTCCGAGGGCTCATCCAACACCGTTGAAGAGACACCAGGCAGCAGCGGGGCACAGGCGCAGGCAGAGGCGGGCTCAGACAATGGCCCCGTccaggagggagaagagccaCCCAGTGGCCCAGTccaggagggagaagagccaCCCAGTGGCCCAGTccaggagggagaagagccaCCCAGTGGCCCCGTccaggagggagaagagccaTCCAGTGGCCCCGTccaggagggagaagagccaCCCAGTGGCCCCGTccaggagggagaagagccaCCCAGTGGCCTTGTccaggagggagaagagccaCCCAGTGGCCCCGTccaggagggagaagagccaTCCAGTGGCCCAGTccaggagggagaagagccaTCCAGTGACCCCGTccaggagggagaagagccaCCCAGTGACCCCGTccaggagggagaagagccaTCCAGTGGCCCCGTccaggagggagaagagccacccagtcaccccgtggaggagggagaagagccatCCAGTGGCCCAGTccaggagggagaagagccaTCCAGTGACCCTGTccaggagggagaagagccaCCCAGTGACCCCGTCgaggagggagaagagccatCCAGTGGCCCAGTccaggagggagaagagccaCCCAGTCACCTcgtggaggagggagaagagccacCCAGTGGCCCAGTccaggagggagaagagccaCCCAGTGGCCCCGTccaggagggagaagagccaCCCAGTGGCCCCGTccaggagggagaagagccaCCCAGTGACCCCGTCgaggagggagaagagccatCCAGTGGCCCCGTccaggagggagaagagccaCCCAGTGGCCCCGTccaggagggagaagagccaCCCAGTGGCCTTGTccaggagggagaagagccaCCCAGTGGCCCCGTccaggagggagaagagcagTCCAGTAGCCCTGTccaggagggagaagagccaCCCAGTGACCCCGTCgaggagggagaagagccacCCAGTGACCCCGTCgaggagggagaagagccatCCAGTGGCTCAGTccaggagggagaagagccaTCCAGTGGCTCCGTCCAGGAAATGCAAGAGCTGCCCACTGATGAAGAGCTATCCAGTTACTCATATGAGGAAAGCGAGTATTCATACAGTGACGAAGACCTGGACAGGACCTACTATAGTTCAGATCCACTCAGTGAGGCAACTGATGGCATAGATTCCATGTATGGGAGCCAGGCAAATTACGAGACTGACCTGGAAGATGGAAGTGGGGAGCTTGAAGGAGAGGGTCAGCCCAGGAGCTCTCCGGAAGAAGTCATGGCCACGATGGGGACCATCATCTCCATGTTCCTCCGAATGCAAGATGTCAGACAACAGCACATAGTGACAGAGGAGATCTTGATACAAGCCATGGAGGATGGCCAGCTGCCCACCATCAGGCGCTTCTCTGGAGATCGAAGAGATTACCATGAGTTCCTCATGCTCTGCCAGATGACCATGCAGAGCCATGCATCTATGTTCTACAATGACAACCTGCGAGTTAAGTTTGTCATGCGCCATATGTCTGGCCTAGCCTTGGAGTGGGCCAATGCCCTGGTAGAGGAGAACAGCCCCCTCATAAACGACTACGAGGGCTTCCTGCAGGCCATGTCAGATATGTTCGAGTACCGGCAGACGCTACGTGTGGCAGAAGACGCCATGTTCAAACTCAGGCAAGGGAACCGCAGTGTGGCCGATTACATTAATGAGTTCCAGAGTCTGGTACCCACCTTGGGCTGGCCAGATGAAGTCCTGCAGGCCCACCTGTGCCATGGGCTCAACGAAGACATCAGGCACTATCTGTTCCGGATCCCTCAGCCGAATTCCCTGAAGAATCTGATGGTGGTCGTCCTGCAAATTGAAGACAAGctggcagagaggagagcagtGCTCAGGCTGCCCCCCGAGTCTCGCCCAAGGAACATGACCTGGATCGACTCACCTGCCCCAGAGAAGTGGCGGGTGAGCAGCTGGCTGTCCCATACGTACCATCCAGACATCGACCGTGCCAACCTCTTCCTGCTGCTCATGGTGAGGGTGAGCCCCTACCACAGCGTCGCGGTACAGGCTCTGGTGGACTCTGGAGCAGAAGGGAACTACATGGATGAGAAGTTTGCCCAAGAACACTATGTGGAGCTCTATGAGAAACCCTATCCACAGGCAATCCAAACCATGGATGGCTCCCTGATTGGCAACGAACCCATCTGGTTGTACACTGAACCCCTGATGTGCATCCAACAGAACCATTATGAGTACATTGAATTTGACATCGTACCTTCGCCCCAGTACTCTGTGATCTTAGGCATCAAGTGGCTCCGAACCCATGCACCTGACGTCGACTGGACCAGAGGCCGTTGCACCTTCCACTCTCCCTACTGCCTGAAGAATTGcttccacccacccccaccatgCATCGCACTGGAGAAATACAGCGTGAGCCTGCTACCCGGATTGCCACACTCGTACTCAGACCTGGCCGACGTGTTTAACCCGAAGGAAGCAGATGATGAGACTTCCGACCAGCCAAGCTCAGACGGATCCGATGATCTTTCTGAATCAGAGCCCTCTGAGCTTCAGCAGGCTGGAGACAGTGATCGAAACGACGTCTTTTATGAGTCTCCTTCCAAGGTGCCTTGGGAATCTGTGGCAGCCAGGATGCAACAAAAAGCCAGGCAGCAAGAGGAATACTGGATTTTGTATGACATGCTGACGGACAGACAGGACTACGTACAGATGATGCCAGAACTCTTTGACCAATTACATGGAGCTGCATGGTTCACAAAACTGGAGCTGCGTAGGAACATTAAGGGAATCAATGAGACCTATAGCGTCTCAcacacagaagacacatggaaagCAACATTTGGTTTGACTGATCACCAGATAAGATGCTACCGGCCCTTCACATTGTGCTCATTTGCCGACGAATCTGATAATGAGATTCACTCTATCCTAAAAGACATCCTAGGCTTCTACGTGATTTGCCGTGGCAAAGAAGTCCTGATCTACTCAATGACCCAGGAGGAACACCACGAGCATGTCCGCCAAGTTCTGCTTCGCTTTCGCCATAACAATGTCTACTGCTCACTGGACAGAAGCCAGTTCCATCGCCAGACAGCAGAAATTATGGGCTTCGCACTATTCCCCAAAGGGGTGAAACTCAACAAGACCCTCATGAATCTCATTACGGGGTGCCCTGCCCCTGGAAACAGGAGGTGCCTCCAAGCCATTATCGAACTCGTGTATCCCTACCGCCACTTTGTGGAGCACTTCGCCGTCATCGCAGAGCCCCTGGTGAGGCAGCTGCTAAGTTCGGCGCCCTTCTACTGgggagaagaggagcaggaggctTTGGAATGCCTGAAGAGGGCTTTCCGCAAGGCACCCATTCTCTACCACCCAAAGCCTCAGAACCCATTCTACTTGGAAACAGGCATCACTGGGTCATCCCTGTATGCCTCCCTGATCCAAACTGATGAAGAAACCGGCAAGAAAGCTACCTGCGCTTTCTACTCACGAAAACTCTCCCCAATGGAGGTGGATTACCCTCAAGTGGAGCTGAGGATCCTTCCAATTCGGGCTTCCTTCATGGTGTGGAGCCGCTACCTGGAGAACACCGAGGAGCCCATCATGATCCTTCTCAACACAGAGGATCTAGCCTCTCTGAATAATGACAGGCTCACCGTACTTCTCCCCGGGCATTGGGTCTTCTTCTTCTCTCACTTCCATTTTGATGTAATGGAGTTGCCTGATCAAGATGACACCCGAGCCCTGTCCTATAGGAGAAGTCAAAATCAGAGAGGCTTCAGGGGCAGGGTTTTGCGGCCACTGCTGCTGCTTGCCCTGAGGGGAGGTCAAAGGGATCCATCCTCTGATTCCCAGTCCGAAGACAGTGAAGACGAGTCAGATCAAGAGTCGGCGGAGTTGAATCGGCAGAGCCTGGTGCAGGAGGTACTGTCCGCCATCCCAATAGAGCAGATTTTCAACAGCTTCCTGGCCCAAATCAATATGGCCCAGGTCCGGGCCTTCGTCTACAACTTCTTCTATTGCCTGCTCCGCTGGAAGAGTGTCGTGAGTGTGGCAGCTCTCCTGGTGATAATGAGGGTGAAGCGGCAACAAGTCTCTCTGCTGCGTGCCCCCACTCTGGAGGTGGAGTACCCTCCGCCCCGAAACACACTCCGACTCATCCTGGACTCGAGCCTCATTGCAGGTAGTGGCATGGTCACAGCTCTTATTCAGTTGTTCAGCCAGATGCCCCCTCTTCTGGGTGCCAACACCATTCCCGCTCGACAGTTGGCCGAAATGTTCATACGGCCCAGGTGCTGGCAGCGTAATGCTCTGCATTCCCAGCCCCCACGGGGCCTGCGATTCACCCCTGGGTTCTGGTTCACCCTGTGTCACTTCTTCGGGATCAGAGCCAACCCTGAGGAGGACGTCTTCCCTGGCCCGCACGAGCGCCGATACTTGGAGCTGCACGTCGTTGGTGATGAAGATGTCGTCTTGCGAGAAGCCCTGCAAGACGACCTGCAACGTTACCGTCAGTGTGGCCTGCATGACGGCCTGCAAGACACCTCGCAGGACGCGCAGGACAACGACGTGCAAGAAGCCCTGCTTGGTGACCAAGAAGCGGTCACCTTCCGCCCACAAGATCTGTTGGACCCAGAGGTCCTAGCTTTCCTCAACAACCGCCTACTCTACATTCTGGGTGCCGATGGCCGACTTACTCTGATCAGCAGAGACGAAGTGGCCCAGGCCCTCACACGATTCCTGATCATGGCCTCCAGAATAAGACCGCCTCCTCCACCCagcaacacactatcttcatCAGATGATGAACTTGACTGA